In the genome of Aedes aegypti strain LVP_AGWG chromosome 2, AaegL5.0 Primary Assembly, whole genome shotgun sequence, the window atttttaaaagaaggcaaaatttatgattaattaaatagaagattggacgccaaaattattgcggtataataaaacgaaaagaaataaaaaattgcattcagaatcatcgaagtggttgtactacttttccctgaatgtcgtttctccgaatgtcagttccccgaatgacctttttccccgattgccatttctccgaatgacccgtttccccgaaaagtggtgcagtttaaataggtgctataacaATCAGTGGCTGGATGGTGAACGAGAATGAACGATAagtaatcaaaagaaggaggtattctgtcattctcggctatacactcGTCTGGGACACGGTCATATGAAaaattagattctcgctccagtccactttttggattgcattttggtcctataacaactgtgcaaaatttcagctcgatcggtgaaactatattttagcgccagccgttcaaggtttgtatgggatttactatgggaaaacttacttttgcaaaaaaaatcgccagaggtcactcattgacctctataaaagtTCTGAATACAAATCACGATATGTAGTTTTACgatgacctctataaaaattctgaacacagacattgataggtatttttacgatgaagaacatTTCTTCatagacttggtataactcgtgattcatgcgacgccgccgtATACCATTGTCCAATTCACCgttgagtattgttcgcagcacttgaTGTACAAAGAcccaaaagctctccggtcaacctctttcaacgtccaagattcgtggccgtacagagctaccggaagaattagagtcttgtacaacgggagtttggtcttcgtctgtaagctgcTGGGCTATAGGACTTTAGCTGGTTACATAATCCgtaaaagcccgactcgcagctgcaatacacATTTTTATCTCGCGTGTAACATTACTATTGCAAGtcactagagttccaaggtacacaaattcttcaactacttcaaaaatatcaccacctcactaccaacatcacctaTGGGCCCACGGTGTCAACCAGCGAACATGTACTTTGCACGTATACCTTTTCCACGGCTCGGCGATCAATcccgattatatcgatatcgtccgcaaaaccaaggtGCACACAAACGTGTaataatagtgccattcctaTGTACGCAAGCTCTCCTTATTTCTCCCTCTaacgctatgttgaacaataggtttgaaagGGCATCATCCTGCTTCAATCCTTCTGAGTTTACGAAGGATGTTGAATTCTCATCCGCAACCCTTATACTTAATTTCGATctttccaacgttgcacgaaccAGTCTAATCAGGttcaccggaaaaccatgttccttttttttcctttgtggggacatgataccactgcgaccattaatttgatctattgtggtgttATCCTCTTTGTTTTTGCCGTACTGTAGAAATATATTACTATATGAAGTAACTATCTCCACAGCTATTGGCGTGCATCCCAATCAGGTACTACATTTCGGATAAAATTTAGTACCTGTTTTGGATGGTAGGTTCGAATTTCATTAGGCTCTAGCAGGCCTTTATCTAAATGTTTGCAACGCTTGTGGTATAGTGCAATACACTTGCACAACAAATGTTCAGTGCTCTCGCTTTCTAATTTACAGAAACGACacatacactcttaaaaataatgaaaattactgtggacgtaattctcgTTATGACTGAacgacacatgatgtaagtgatggaacgacacaaaaacgtgtcttTGAAAGTGTATTGCACAAAAagtgtaattttacatgttaatgGACACGAAAgtgatggaactgtgatcgactATTCCCAAACCAGACAGTATCGTGTTTAAAATTCGACATAAATTTcagtcattcggctcgcttcttttatgtgcatctaaaagacgtaaaatcacatgattttttggtaGTGTGTATCTTCTTGCAATTTACCTATAATTTTGAGGTAACGTTTGCTGGGGCAGTGGCCTGTTAATAAGCCAGTATAAGTACTTAGATCGTGTTTATTGAGGTTTAATAACCTCTGTGTTTGATAGGCATCTGGTTCAATGAATCGTTTGGACTGGCGAGAGTCCATTGCGTTCTTCCAGTTGAGtttaatttttgctttcatCCAGCTCTTTAATTGCATTTTCAGAGCACAAGAGGCCATTCCGAAGAATGGCTGAGGCCCGATAAATTGCATGGAAGAACCTTGTTTTGCTAACTGATCAGCTTTTTCGTTTCCTTCTATTCCGCAATGGCCAGGAACCCAAATAGATTAACCTTATTACGATAGGACAACTGCTGCAGTAGCTTGGCACACTCCCAAACAAGTCTTGATGTGTAAGTTCTAGACTTCAAAGCGTTCAAGGCTGCTTTGCTATCCGAACACATACATATATTAGTATTCCTATAGCGCCTTTTAAGACAAATGTCAGCGCATTCAAGAATGGCATAAATTTCGGCCTGAAAAACTGTTGGCCACTTCCCAGTGCATAAGATACATTAACTCCTGGGCCAAACACTCTTGACCCTACCatgttttcttgttttgaaCCATCAGTGAGAAAAATTAATGATCCAGATCTGAAAGTTGGTCCtcccctgggagggagaaacctatacaaaatttctgtacgtcatagtgagccgagattccgctgtcacgaactgtcactgtgagcccagatctcaaacattggactaacatggaaaaagcgcgtaactgattaaaacacattttcgtatttcttcaaaagtgataaaaatcgaatgaaaatcaattcatgcacataacgcaagtaatgtcacgtgagccccatttaatctgattgaacataaagcattgagaaacgcatcgttttactttttccaatgaaaatgaatatttagtgcatagaaaactgtggcccttttttcatgtttgtcagcaaagatcgaaggtgcacaacaaatcgaaactaccgattttctcgaagcctgccttgattgttgttggcaagctggagttatcttgcaattctaaataacgttgtcttacatttcgtgtgtagtatcggtgcctccctcccaggtcctcCCGTATCCCAATCCTGACGAGTTACATCAGCAACCCAAAAACGATGATCAAAAAAGTTACGCTTCAACATATAATCTTCATTCACTAAGTACACTGGACTTATTTTGAAGTGCTGCAATATAGTCATATGTCCTTTCAGTTCATTATCAGCGCTATCTAAGGACCTTCTGACTCTGATAGCACTCTTAACTGCATCCATTTGTATATAGTCATGAAgtggaagaagatttaacattgCGTCCAACGCATTTGAAGGGGCGTTTCGTATTGCCCCAGTAATTTAAATAGTAGCAAGCCTTTGTAGTTTATTTAGCTTAGCTTGAGTAGCGACTTGTTTGGTTTTTCCCACCAACAATGGCCGAATAGATCCAACATATCATCTTCGGTTTCAAACCCCattttttaccaaaggttctttTGCAGCCCCAGAAagcatttcttgctttttctatcTGTTGTTCTATATGCTTATTCCAAACAAGCTTACAATCTAATATAACACCTAAAAATTTGGCACTTAAAGATAAGGATAGTTTAGCATCTCCTATTTTTAGAGCTGAAATGCAGACTTTACGTCTTCTTGTAAACGGTACTATTGTAGTTTTTTTAGGATTTATACTTAATCCTTCATTATTGCACCATGCTAGAGTTAAGTTGAGTGCTGTTTGCATTCGCTCGGAAACAGTTTTATCGAATTTACCGCGGACTATAATAACAATATCATCTGCATACCCAATTACTTCGAATCCTTGATGCTTTAGCTTTATAAGTAGGTCATCAACAATCAGAGACCAGAGAAGAGGGGAGAGAACTCCCCCTTGTGGACAGCCTTGAACAGTTGTTACCTTTAAAACTGGATCTCCTAGATATGCTGATATTTCCCTTCTAGATAGCATCTCTTCTATCCACACAATAATTTTTTCAGGGAAGCCTCGATTTCTCATGGCGTTTTTCATCGATGTAAAACTGGCATTGTCAAACGCGCCTTCAACATCGAGAAAAGCAGCCAGTAGTATCTCCTTAGTGtcaaaagttttttcaatttttgaaaccaGCTAATGAAGAGCCGAAAGTGTCGACTTACCAGTCTGATAAGCGAATTGAGCTCTATTTAAAGGCTTATGTTCAAGTATATTTGATTTAATATACTCATCTATAagcttttccattatttttaaaaaaatagatgTAAGACCATGTTCCttcattatttcccacaactcTTTTCTTtccactgaatcgtacgccgccttgaaatcaatgataCATATGATAACTGTCTTCAAGGAGGACTCttcaagcggtctcaatctgttgaacagaatacgtgacatTGTTTTGTaagccgaattgaggagcgttattcctcggtaattggcgcactccaatctatgCCCTTTTTCGAAGAGAGGGCAAATGAAGCCATCCATCCAGCTTGcaggcagttcttcttcctctcatatccttagtagtatatggtgaattattctatgcagctgctcactaccgtgcttgagcAGTTCGGCAGGAAGctcatccttcccagcagccttgttgttcttcagctcttCAATCGCCTTCTTAACCTCATCTAATGATGGAAGCTTCACAGTTTGACCATCGTCGTCAATGTTCATTCTGTTCTCCGATGCTCTATCGTTCCCTTCATTCAGTAACGATTCGAAGTGCTCTTTCCATCTAACAGCCACCATCGTTTTATCTGTCAGCAAATTGCCTttacggtcgttgcacatgatgGGAGATGGCGCTGACTTTCTCCGCACGCCATTGAAAGTTTCATAGAATCGTCGcatatcgttctgttccatacagttttgcgcCTGGCTATCACATTCTCATCATACTCTTTGTTCTTCCTgcgatggattcgcttttcggctgatcttgcttccctgtaccgctctctttTGAGTGAGACATTTGGTTTTTCAATGCCTGAGTTATCCATGCACAGGGTATTTCTCCAAATATGTTTCCTATTAttcttccatgatttttttaatatttcttccacgaatttctcaataaattctAATAAATTATTAAAGAACACTTTTAAGGAATTGTTTGaagattttcaagaaattcctaatTAGTGAAGATATGCCCCAAGAATCCCTTGTGGAATTTTCCCATGGATTTATAAGGTCATTACAAGGACTTTTCCAAGGGGTACTGCATAAGACTCTCTATGATATCTTCATGTGAGTTAATAAGAAATTGTTCAAGGACTCATCCTTGGGTGAGAAATCCTTCGAACGTTTCTGTAGTTTTGTTCagatttcttgtgaaatttctcaagattaTATAAGAACTCCTTCGACCATCAAAGCCACAAGCGTGTTTCTTTTTTTAGTATCATGATCAAATTCGATACTCGTATTTTCTCCATGAAGTGCCGGTCATAAGATTAACAAGTGAAACAACTGACATTTCAAGAACATGTGCACAGGAATCCAAAATCATTACgttcttttgagttttgatTTCATTGACCGTTAAAGATTACCCAAGATCTTCTTGAAGTATGTATCGCAAGATCTAAATATAATCAGTGAACTCTCGAATGTTCTTCGATGAGATTTATAACCATAATGGGTCGTATAGAAATGTTATGTCAATTTTTGAAACCAATCCCTGGTAAAAGTTATACTAAAACTCCGACATAAACAGTTATTTTTGTGATTACAACTATAGCAAGTTAAATCTCTAAAAGACGTAATAATGAGGTTCACACATgatattttcttcatttttgcaAAGTATATGACACATAATTTACAAGAAGCTCCACAATACTAAGCATCTCTGTGCATCATGGAGTATGAGAAAATTAAGCAGCAATCagattaaaattgattttttaaaaagtgTGAAAATATAGTCAACACTTtgttactcgatattccgtatctcgatatcgagtaggacgaccatagtaaaagttgattttcatagCTACACAGTGATGGGGATTTAGGGTAGCACTAATAGTCTACAAAACaagaataaattttttttttttttttgttgattcaATTAGACCTGTCCAAAGTTTTTAAACAATCGATTTAGAATAATTTTGCCAAAGACCCCAAATCTCTTTAGCTTCGCAAGTTGTGATATATTTTAACAAATATGTTGGGATGGTCCAGAAAAACAGTTTTCTCTCGATAACTTTATATTTGATAATTTCTGGCGAAATCAAGTGACAACAATACAGTAAATCACGGACAATAAAATGGCACATTTATTGCTACATCACTCAGTATTCCGAAccgttataattatttttatccATTTACAGCATCGGTGGATACATGCAATAGCTCATCTTTTGCATCAAATTCTGTGAAATGTCCTGAACATTGTACCGGATCAATTCCCCGCATGCCTGGTTGCGTTCGTTGAAGCCATACTGATAGTTTTGAAGCAAGCTGGCGGCCATATACAGCTCCATGTTGATGTTGCCTAACTCCATGTAGATGTTACTGAAGTACTATAAATAGAACACAATCGATTATCTCCCTTAATGATTGAAAGAAAAATTGAGAAGTAATATTACCTCATTGATACAGGTGGTGGAAGTGGCAGCGCAGATTTTCAGTTGTTTGTTGAAGGCAACGAGGTCAGTCTTCACCAGCTTGAAAATGTCCAGCAGAGGAGCCACCAAGGTTGGCACGGTATCCACTTCGGCTTGCAGGCATATTCCGAACTTCGCCAACTGTTCCGGTACAACTCCGGCCTCTGCGGCGATCTGTTCGATACAAAGTTCAGCATTCTGTTGATAGGACATCGAGCTGACCAGACTGCTGTAGGTTTGCATAATGTTTTGCATGGTTTGTCTAAGCCCTTCATTTTGATTGCTCAGATCATAACCCATAGCTGAAACGACTTGCTGTTCGCCGTAGTAGAAGTTCTTGCCGAACCACTCCACGCTGGTCATCATGCTCACCATGTTGGGTTGCGTGGCGCCATAGGAATCGTTCAACGCTTTGTAGGTGGTGTTCACGTATTCttcaatgttgttcatcgtaggcAGTACTTTATTGCGGGCgttgttgaaatttttgtagTAAGCGTTCAAAACGGTTCCGATGCTTTTAAGGCTCGCTGCCATTGCATTCAGACCTTGAGTTCCGATGGATATTGAGGTGTATGCGGTGAAGACATCTCCGCTGAAGAAGCCCAGCACACAAGCTACGGTCAACCAAAGCTTCATTGTTACGATTGCTGGGTCTGCAGTGAAAATAATGATATCTCTTGAATCAAGAACTGATATCAGATGGATGAACATCGAGAGTATATATAGCGAGTGGGACATTTGCTAAAAGAAACATTcaaattatggaaaattttggatGACGCACTTACGAAAATGTAGCGTACcatctgtgttttttttttgttatgaatTCAAGCTCACTGAGCGACTACAGTCAACTCATTTGTTTGCCTTTTTGTTACGCCCCTGGTTGTATTGAAAGGTAATGCAATCGATTTGAAAGGCTTCTTTTGATTGAAAGCTATAAACGCCATCGATCGATGATCCAAGTATAATTGAAACTCTGGAATATGTGGGCTGCTTGGCCACGTCAGGTGTAAAGTATCAATAATCACCTCTTTTTCCTGAGCAGCTTAGATACCCGCGTAGTTTTGgcagcggttgtttcaatttgcTAAGAAtaaacactacggactgcctgttccggtgtcACCGGTGACTCcttatgtattttatttttttaccagTGGTTTATGTATTAGGcttatttatttaataaaaataaaaataaatatatacatatatatatatatgtatatatatatatatatatatatatatatatatatatatatatatatatatatatatatatatatatgtatatatatatatatat includes:
- the LOC5572897 gene encoding uncharacterized protein LOC5572897, with amino-acid sequence MKLWLTVACVLGFFSGDVFTAYTSISIGTQGLNAMAASLKSIGTVLNAYYKNFNNARNKVLPTMNNIEEYVNTTYKALNDSYGATQPNMVSMMTSVEWFGKNFYYGEQQVVSAMGYDLSNQNEGLRQTMQNIMQTYSSLVSSMSYQQNAELCIEQIAAEAGVVPEQLAKFGICLQAEVDTVPTLVAPLLDIFKLVKTDLVAFNKQLKICAATSTTCINEYFSNIYMELGNINMELYMAASLLQNYQYGFNERNQACGELIRYNVQDISQNLMQKMSYCMYPPML